In Gossypium hirsutum isolate 1008001.06 chromosome A10, Gossypium_hirsutum_v2.1, whole genome shotgun sequence, the DNA window agcaatgacatgaatttgaaaaatcactaaaaatagtataaatggaaataaataatgagtaagttatgaaattgaagcttaatgagtctattttcatgtggattgaacaaaataggcatataaattattttttatgagatatttaaacttttgtgaaacagggccagagtgatttctggatcccttgttctgactttaaaaattcataataaattttaaaaaactaattagaagtttttatttatatttacagattccttattgagtctagttttaagaaaaacaaaccttatagtcattgaaattctgtatagggagatatctgattcgtaatacacatatgttagagcagtcgaaccctgaaacaggggagactttaactaataaactgtactaattggcccaaccaaaaattctagaaaaaaattagtaaatagatatatgagtctagatttagtgaaaatttacggatcttgattttgagtttcataactcgagatatgatttttcttgtaactgtgatgcgagtagctagaaagctgtgaatgtagaaacaaatgatttgaagttcttaaattaataaattatgttcggtaacccctcaagctcgactccggtgatggtctcgggcatgggggtgttacatgaattatgaattaatatgaataattgaaatatatttgttgaattgaatgaaaatgtatgaaattgtgaaaatgtgtgaatatatgtgattattagaatggtatattgatgaaagaattattgaattgagaaagtgaatgaaagACCCTATTAATAGTATCGGGCTaggtcggatatagttggcatgccataggattggaagagttcagggatacttcgacctcgagtctaTGAGACACTGGGTTTCattatatttcttcggatagattcgatgaggtactgggcaccaactttcttcggctaggccgatgagacactgggtgtcaactttgcttcgaactatctgatgaggcactgggtgccaaactggtgtgattggttggatccgtgtatccgccaaggtctgagtcttgttaataggggtaaataagtgaaaagataaatcgaataaatttgattgatcaagctattgaaatgaaacaggaaattgaattgagaattgaaaattgagatatgagattgaaaacatgaatCAAAGGTTTATGAAATGATTggagttcaaattgatgatatatgatgccacttgatgaattgaaatgtgatttgagatatatgaatcgtatTTATATAGTTAAAGCTATCAGGGATAGTAAGttaatatgatataaatgaaattgccTGTTATTGAAATGgattaaaatggaatatgattgataagtgcatagttgaatatagtttattgatattgaattgtgaataaattaaggaaagctataccgattagtaagtgaaagaatggaataaataataatggatttatttaagaattgaacaattatgttattgtgtttattatatcttttgtatagaatttatatagtaagtagttgaaatttatctatgaaataaataattaaataattgtaattgttattataatcttaagtatttgttatattattaaatgtttagattatagaaataccactgagtatacctatactcagcgtacggtttggtTTTGTGCGCAGGTTAAGTGAAGATAGAATGTTGAATCGACATCCCAGGCCAATCCCGAATTCAATAAGGTAAAGTttgttaattattggtaatggcatgtacctaggatgtcttatgtgtgtgtcattttgaaattgtaaatgtaaggatgaaataaatagatttaggtttggttatgatatataatagaatttggttaatttggtatgaaattgatttatttgatgatatttgatatttgaatagaattaaatattggataatatataaatgtttaaatttggaaaatatgAGTGTATCTGGGTGTGTTGGTATTTATGtgtatattaattataaatgtcTGATAggtccgataatgctccgtaaccctgttttgaggacggtttagggttaggggtgttacactgcaGATCTTAGAAAAgttcttaggttgtttccaatcaaacacaacctcaatctttctaggatcaactcggatcccctcagcagaaactatGTACCCCACAAAAGTTACCTCTtgcaactagaactcacatttactctACTTAGCATAGAGCAGTTTCTCTTAgagtatctgaagcactactctaagatgctcatcatgttcatccttagtcttagagtacaccagaatatcatcaatgaggACTACGATAAATAATCTAGATAGGGTTAAAAAACtaggttcatcagatccatgaatgtagcaggagcattcgttaaaccaaagggAATAACTAGTCCTAAATCTTTTCTTATGAATATCAACTTCCTTAACCCTAAGCTTATGATACTaggaataaatatctattttcgAGAATACCGCAACCCCATAAAACTAATCAAACAGGTCATCGATCCTCgaaagtggatatttattcttcatAGTTAGTTTATTTAGTTGCCGATAGttgatgcacatcctcatggtaccatcctatttcttcacaaacagaaccggtgccCTTTACGGAGACATACTAGGACGGATGAAACCACGATCCAGAAGCTCTTGAAGTTGGGCTTCAAGCTTTATAAGCTCCTTCGATGCCATACAGTATGAAGCAATGGACACCAAAGCTGTACCCAATtgaagctcaatgccaaactcaacttcttgatccggaggtaaacccggtaactcctcGGTAAAGACATCTGAAAATTCCCTTACTGTTCGGATATCCCTGACAGAAGAGTTTTTAGATACTGAAACACTGACGTAAGCCAAATATGCCTCACACCCTTTCCGAACCAATTTCCCAGCCACTAGAGTGGAGATTACATTAGAGAAGTAATATTGGCGCTCACTAATCACAACCAGCTTCTTATCATCCTCGGTTCTTAAAATAACCCTCTTAGTCGCGTAGTCCAAACTAACTCAGTGCTCaactaaccagtccataccaaaAATTAAGTCAAACTCCCAAAACGGTAGCTCCATTAGATTTGCCAGAAGCACAGTCCCTTGTACTTCCAACAAAACATTCCTATAACGTCTATTTACCTGAACAAATTGTCCTAACGGACTCAGTACATTAATCTCACTGGAATTACACTcaatagaaatccctaagttctCTGAAATAGAACTAGCTACATAGaagtgtgtagaacctatgttTATCGAAGTAGTATATGGAGCATGAAAAATAAAAAGCATACATGTGATCACATCAAGGGCGTCTCTGTCCTCTTGGCATCGAGCAGCATAAGCTAGAGCAGACTGCCTCACCTCAGTCTGATTAGTACATCTACCTGGT includes these proteins:
- the LOC121208025 gene encoding uncharacterized protein, with amino-acid sequence MGRGHRAPGRCTNQTEVRQSALAYAARCQEDRDALDVITCSTHFYVASSISENLGISIECNSSEINVLSPLGQFVQVNRRYRNVLLEVQGTVLLANLMELPFWEFDLIFGMDCERQYYFSNVISTLVAGKLVRKGCEAYLAYVSVSVSKNSSVRDIRTVREFSDVFTEELPALVSIASYCMASKELIKLEAQLQELLDRGFIRPSMSP